In the Ruminococcus sp. OA3 genome, one interval contains:
- a CDS encoding ABC transporter ATP-binding protein: MGKYIRLIEFLKKIPGDVAVKIILGLSMVACSFIQAFCLAKGVTAVFDKKQLSAVLGYLAVCLLALLFRSFLVRYQEGYTKKMAAKVKAVIRNTMLAKLMQLGPSYRNDKRTGNLQSLITDGVESFEAFLVQYLPQTVVVFVTTLFSTVYLWTLDWAVGLLVLIMAILAIVVPHLFMPAVSKVMIEYWQDYADLNAQYIDSMQGMNTLKSMGVSKREGKKLAERAWGFAGESMKNLGISLSDSAVIVTCTAIGTAASIAIAAYHMAQGKLSYGSLLIILFLAGECMKPLNDMNTYWHSSYLGLSVAEELFAVLDEPVALKDGKGPDQLTGELPEISMNQVFFHYDKSSADVLENIDLQFDSGKITAIVGKSGSGKSTIVNLLLRFYDVSSGSIILDGRDLRDFSIEFLRSKIAVVFQESYLFYGTIRENIKMANPKASDEAMIEAAKTANVHECIMELPDGYDTIVGERGATLSGGERQRVSIARAILKDAPILILDEATSSVDMIHESLIQEALNRCMKHKTTIVIAHRLSTIEHADRIYVLDHGKLAGWGTHQELLEHNSTYQGLIQAQKYAEK, encoded by the coding sequence ATGGGAAAATATATAAGACTGATTGAATTTCTAAAAAAGATACCGGGAGATGTTGCAGTCAAGATCATATTGGGACTATCCATGGTTGCGTGCAGTTTTATACAGGCATTTTGCCTTGCAAAGGGTGTCACAGCTGTATTTGATAAAAAGCAGCTGTCGGCTGTGCTGGGATATCTGGCAGTATGCCTGCTGGCATTATTGTTCCGGTCATTTCTGGTACGATATCAGGAAGGATACACGAAAAAGATGGCAGCCAAGGTAAAGGCAGTCATCAGGAATACGATGCTGGCAAAACTGATGCAGCTGGGACCGTCCTATAGAAATGACAAACGGACGGGAAACCTGCAGTCACTGATCACAGACGGGGTCGAGTCTTTTGAGGCGTTTCTGGTCCAGTACCTGCCGCAAACGGTTGTGGTATTTGTGACAACGCTGTTTTCTACGGTTTATCTGTGGACACTGGACTGGGCAGTAGGGCTTCTTGTTTTGATCATGGCGATTTTAGCCATCGTAGTTCCCCATTTATTTATGCCGGCAGTATCTAAAGTAATGATTGAATACTGGCAGGATTATGCAGATTTGAATGCTCAGTACATCGACAGCATGCAGGGTATGAATACGCTGAAATCCATGGGAGTCAGCAAACGGGAAGGAAAGAAGCTGGCGGAGCGTGCCTGGGGATTTGCAGGAGAATCCATGAAAAATCTGGGAATTTCCCTGTCGGACTCAGCAGTGATCGTTACGTGTACGGCCATCGGAACGGCAGCCAGCATCGCCATTGCAGCGTATCACATGGCTCAGGGAAAGCTATCCTATGGAAGTCTCCTGATCATTCTGTTCCTGGCAGGTGAATGTATGAAGCCTCTGAATGATATGAATACATACTGGCACAGCAGTTATCTGGGACTCTCCGTAGCAGAAGAGCTGTTTGCGGTGCTGGATGAACCGGTCGCATTGAAGGATGGAAAAGGTCCGGATCAGCTCACCGGAGAGCTCCCGGAGATTTCCATGAATCAGGTATTCTTTCATTACGATAAGAGTTCCGCAGATGTACTGGAGAATATTGATTTACAGTTTGACTCAGGAAAGATTACAGCCATTGTGGGAAAATCGGGTTCCGGAAAGTCTACAATTGTGAACCTTCTGCTTCGTTTTTATGATGTTTCCTCCGGCAGTATTATTCTGGACGGAAGGGATCTTCGGGATTTTTCCATCGAGTTTCTGCGCAGCAAAATTGCGGTGGTGTTCCAGGAATCCTATCTGTTTTATGGAACGATCCGGGAAAACATCAAAATGGCAAATCCAAAAGCCTCCGATGAGGCGATGATAGAAGCGGCAAAAACGGCGAATGTTCACGAATGCATCATGGAACTTCCTGACGGATATGACACGATTGTAGGAGAAAGAGGCGCTACGCTTTCCGGCGGAGAACGTCAACGGGTTTCCATAGCCCGGGCAATTCTCAAAGACGCACCAATCCTGATTTTGGATGAGGCTACGTCCAGTGTTGATATGATTCATGAGTCATTGATACAGGAAGCCCTGAATCGGTGTATGAAACATAAGACGACCATTGTAATTGCTCACAGGCTTTCTACCATTGAGCATGCAGACAGGATCTATGTGCTGGATCATGGAAAACTGGCAGGATGGGGAACTCACCAGGAGTTACTGGAACATAACAGTACCTATCAGGGACTCATACAGGCACAGAAATATGCAGAAAAGTAA
- a CDS encoding ABC transporter ATP-binding protein — protein MECQQNDRLTVTDLHVEFYTSEGVVRALNGVSLEVQRGKITALVGESGSGKSVTSLAIMDLLPANGKVVKGDIRAGDINFKDLSQKQRQKLNGTLMGMIFQDPLASLNPLYTVGDQMSEGLLCHYKINRKEAFEKSVSYLEAVDLQNPEQLMKKYPFELSGGMCQRVMIAIAMALHPTFLIADEPTTALDVTVQRQILSEIYQMSKKENVGVLFITHDLGVVAEIADYVYIMQDGEIVEDADVDTVFHHPKHHYTKQLLNAIL, from the coding sequence ATGGAATGTCAGCAAAATGATCGGCTAACCGTCACTGATCTGCATGTTGAATTTTACACCTCGGAAGGTGTGGTTCGCGCATTAAACGGAGTCAGTCTGGAAGTACAAAGAGGGAAGATCACAGCACTGGTGGGGGAGAGCGGAAGTGGAAAATCAGTCACCTCCCTTGCCATTATGGATTTGCTGCCTGCCAATGGCAAGGTTGTAAAGGGCGATATACGGGCCGGTGATATCAATTTCAAAGATCTTTCCCAAAAACAGCGCCAGAAGCTAAACGGCACCCTGATGGGTATGATTTTTCAGGATCCGCTCGCCTCGTTAAATCCATTGTATACTGTGGGAGATCAGATGTCAGAAGGGCTTTTGTGCCACTATAAGATAAACAGGAAAGAAGCTTTTGAAAAATCGGTATCGTATCTGGAGGCAGTGGACCTGCAAAATCCAGAGCAGTTGATGAAAAAATATCCTTTTGAGTTAAGCGGAGGGATGTGTCAGCGTGTGATGATTGCCATCGCCATGGCACTTCATCCTACATTTTTGATTGCAGATGAACCGACAACAGCTCTGGATGTGACGGTTCAGAGACAGATTCTTTCGGAAATATACCAGATGAGCAAAAAAGAGAACGTGGGCGTTTTATTTATTACCCATGATCTTGGAGTTGTTGCGGAGATTGCAGATTATGTTTATATCATGCAGGATGGTGAAATTGTAGAAGATGCCGATGTGGACACTGTATTTCACCATCCAAAACATCATTATACAAAACAGCTGCTGAATGCAATCTTATAA
- a CDS encoding sugar ABC transporter permease: protein MYRKKHQNEHEYKAPLKERIVPWLFLTPSLFAVSVMVLIPLVDALRRSFFSAVSNQFVGFQNYISVLGNSAFQLAAANTAKFIFVCIPLLLIISLVVALMLTTFQEKHGIFKTTFLMPMAIPVASIVLLWRVIFHRNGLINGILSLLDETSIDWIGSGAAFAVLIFAYIWKNFGYDMVLWLSGISAINPALYEAAQIDGAGSIKRLIKITLPNLLPTLFTVTVLSLLNSFKVFREAYLIAGSYPDDSIYMLQHLFNNWYSSLDVDKMCAGAVMMALIVFTLIMLLQKIMSGGDGS, encoded by the coding sequence ATATACAGGAAAAAACATCAAAACGAACATGAATACAAGGCCCCGTTAAAAGAACGTATCGTACCGTGGTTGTTTTTGACACCGAGTTTGTTTGCCGTGAGTGTAATGGTACTCATTCCGCTTGTGGATGCACTGCGGCGTTCTTTTTTCTCCGCTGTAAGTAATCAGTTTGTTGGATTCCAAAACTACATATCTGTGCTGGGTAACAGTGCATTCCAATTGGCAGCGGCCAATACTGCAAAGTTTATATTCGTCTGCATACCACTATTGCTTATCATATCGTTGGTTGTTGCATTGATGCTGACTACATTTCAGGAAAAGCATGGGATTTTCAAAACAACGTTTTTAATGCCAATGGCAATACCGGTGGCCTCAATTGTTCTGTTGTGGAGGGTGATTTTCCATAGAAACGGATTAATCAATGGGATCCTGTCTTTACTGGATGAAACTTCGATTGATTGGATTGGAAGCGGGGCTGCATTTGCAGTTTTGATTTTTGCATATATATGGAAAAACTTTGGGTATGACATGGTGCTATGGCTCTCAGGGATCAGTGCTATCAATCCGGCGCTGTATGAGGCGGCACAGATAGACGGGGCGGGCAGCATAAAACGGCTTATAAAGATCACGCTGCCCAATCTGTTGCCGACGTTGTTCACAGTCACGGTGCTGTCCCTGCTCAATTCGTTCAAGGTATTCAGGGAAGCTTATCTCATTGCTGGCAGCTATCCCGATGATAGCATTTATATGCTTCAGCATCTGTTTAATAACTGGTACAGCAGCTTGGACGTGGATAAAATGTGTGCTGGGGCTGTAATGATGGCACTTATCGTATTTACTTTGATTATGCTGTTGCAGAAGATCATGAGTGGGGGTGACGGCTCTTGA
- a CDS encoding ABC transporter permease subunit has product MKKRAKELENQGLSNTRWKQIFQQGKTKVGLIIVLLFIIAAVFAPVLAPNNPLLVDVAHKLEGPSRSYLLGTDQLGRCILSRLIWGSRYSLLYSGIVLLLTLLIGVPIGLISGYVGGKLDLFIMRIIDIFMAMPSFIVALAIAGTLGASGRNLVIAMSCVYWAAYARLTRALTMQLKEQNYMLALKAGGCSHGQIIFKHVLKNISPSIIALATIEIGSIILAIAGFSFIGLGVQPPVLEWGIMLSDSQNFIQTYPRLMMYPGIVIVIVVMAFNLLGDGMKNGMSAK; this is encoded by the coding sequence ATGAAAAAACGAGCAAAAGAGCTGGAAAATCAAGGGTTATCCAATACCAGATGGAAACAGATATTTCAGCAGGGCAAAACCAAGGTTGGGCTGATCATTGTTCTGCTATTTATTATCGCCGCTGTCTTTGCACCTGTCCTTGCACCTAATAATCCCTTACTGGTGGACGTTGCCCATAAACTGGAAGGACCCAGCCGCAGCTACCTGCTGGGAACGGATCAGCTGGGACGCTGCATCCTTTCCCGGCTGATCTGGGGAAGCAGATATTCTCTGCTGTACAGCGGTATTGTGCTGCTATTGACGCTGCTGATCGGAGTGCCTATTGGTCTTATTTCCGGATATGTGGGGGGAAAACTGGATCTGTTTATCATGCGGATCATAGATATCTTTATGGCGATGCCCAGCTTTATCGTCGCACTGGCGATTGCCGGCACTCTGGGCGCCAGCGGAAGAAATCTGGTAATCGCCATGTCCTGTGTATACTGGGCTGCCTATGCAAGGCTTACGAGGGCTTTGACGATGCAACTCAAAGAACAGAATTATATGTTGGCATTAAAAGCAGGGGGATGCAGCCACGGACAGATTATTTTTAAACATGTATTAAAAAATATTTCGCCCTCAATCATCGCGCTGGCGACGATTGAGATTGGTTCGATTATCCTGGCGATCGCCGGGTTTTCCTTTATCGGGCTGGGTGTACAGCCGCCTGTACTGGAGTGGGGGATCATGCTAAGTGACAGTCAAAATTTTATTCAGACATATCCCCGCCTGATGATGTACCCGGGAATTGTAATTGTAATTGTAGTAATGGCCTTTAATTTGTTAGGAGATGGGATGAAAAATGGAATGTCAGCAAAATGA
- a CDS encoding carbohydrate ABC transporter permease: MKKFFICLILFMIAVFVWVPLWMLSSGTLMGPGELSGNLAPVLESGDGFAAWPIFARYPTFQAYAELLFDTPQFFNVFWNSCKQVFPIILGHIVLGAPAAWAFARFDFRGKKVLYTLYIVLMLMPFQVTMVSSYLVLNKLGLIDTAWAIILPGAASTLPVFIMTRFFMTVPGAVTEAAAVDGASPIQTFLRLGIPLGAPGILSAVVLGFLEYWNAMEAPQAFLKDQTLWPLSLYMANITADNAGVSLIASLITLMPPLLIFMFGQKYLEQGIISSGMKD; the protein is encoded by the coding sequence TTGAAAAAATTTTTCATCTGTCTCATCCTTTTTATGATCGCTGTTTTTGTATGGGTACCGCTGTGGATGCTTTCATCCGGTACACTTATGGGACCCGGGGAGTTGTCCGGGAACCTTGCCCCGGTTTTAGAAAGTGGTGATGGCTTCGCTGCATGGCCGATTTTTGCACGCTACCCGACCTTCCAGGCTTATGCGGAGCTGTTGTTTGATACACCTCAATTTTTTAATGTATTCTGGAATTCCTGTAAACAGGTCTTTCCCATTATATTGGGCCATATTGTTTTGGGCGCTCCTGCGGCATGGGCATTTGCACGTTTTGACTTTCGCGGAAAAAAAGTGCTTTACACCTTATATATTGTCCTTATGCTGATGCCTTTTCAAGTGACTATGGTTTCCAGTTATCTGGTTTTGAATAAGTTAGGTCTTATTGATACTGCATGGGCCATTATTCTGCCCGGCGCCGCATCAACCCTTCCGGTATTCATCATGACCCGATTCTTTATGACGGTACCAGGGGCGGTTACTGAGGCAGCAGCTGTGGATGGTGCTTCGCCCATCCAGACATTTTTGAGATTGGGTATACCTCTCGGCGCACCGGGTATCCTCTCCGCGGTTGTGCTGGGCTTTCTGGAGTACTGGAACGCAATGGAGGCGCCTCAGGCATTCTTAAAGGATCAGACACTCTGGCCGCTGTCTCTGTATATGGCGAACATCACCGCGGACAATGCGGGGGTATCGCTGATCGCATCACTGATTACACTTATGCCGCCGCTTCTGATATTTATGTTCGGGCAGAAATATCTTGAACAAGGCATTATATCTTCTGGAATGAAGGACTGA
- a CDS encoding ABC transporter ATP-binding protein: protein MDNEVRAGSLQIHKVNKWYPGNVHAVINMDMEIEQGELIVFVGPSGCGKTTLLRMIAGLEGISSGEVLMDGRVVNKVPPKNRDIAMVFQNYALYPNMKVKNNIAFPLKMRHTKKQEAAARVAEVAKKLELDTLLERKPGALSGGQRQRVALARSLVRRPKLFLMDEPLANLDAKLRTEMRREIITLQRELGVTTIYVTHDQIEAMTMGTRIAVMNCGVLQQFGTPQEIYQNPANLFVAGFIGSPNMNIWDTKIVSYHAQHFLTLGEARIPINIGNLPGEQLQEPLKAGIRPEHIELASKNEPGAIRMEIGLLENTGREVAVFLAAPGIPNLTVMTNADFPGQIGHEIYVRLKQEKIHVFNAEGERLTRVQTDTKHRRTT from the coding sequence ATGGATAATGAAGTTCGGGCAGGCAGCCTGCAAATACACAAAGTAAATAAGTGGTATCCAGGCAATGTACACGCCGTTATCAATATGGATATGGAAATAGAACAGGGTGAATTGATTGTTTTCGTGGGGCCTTCCGGCTGTGGAAAGACTACACTGCTTCGTATGATTGCGGGACTTGAGGGCATCAGCAGCGGCGAGGTCCTTATGGATGGCAGGGTGGTTAATAAAGTACCGCCTAAGAACCGTGACATTGCGATGGTATTTCAGAATTATGCCCTCTATCCGAACATGAAGGTAAAGAATAATATTGCGTTCCCCCTCAAGATGCGCCATACCAAAAAGCAGGAAGCAGCGGCACGGGTAGCTGAGGTGGCAAAAAAGCTGGAACTGGACACTTTGTTGGAAAGGAAGCCCGGTGCACTCTCCGGGGGGCAGCGTCAGCGTGTGGCCCTTGCGCGGTCATTGGTGAGAAGGCCTAAGCTTTTTTTGATGGATGAACCGCTGGCAAATCTGGATGCGAAACTCCGCACAGAGATGCGCCGGGAGATTATAACGCTACAGCGGGAATTGGGTGTAACAACAATATATGTTACACATGACCAGATCGAAGCCATGACAATGGGAACACGTATTGCTGTAATGAATTGCGGCGTTTTACAGCAGTTTGGAACGCCGCAGGAGATCTATCAAAATCCGGCTAACCTTTTCGTTGCCGGATTTATAGGCTCTCCCAATATGAATATATGGGATACAAAGATTGTATCATATCATGCGCAGCATTTTCTGACTCTGGGTGAAGCCCGTATTCCTATAAATATAGGTAATTTGCCTGGGGAGCAATTACAAGAGCCGCTTAAGGCTGGCATCCGTCCGGAACACATTGAGCTTGCTTCAAAGAATGAGCCTGGCGCCATCCGGATGGAGATCGGCCTGTTGGAGAATACAGGGCGTGAGGTGGCCGTTTTTCTTGCTGCGCCCGGCATACCGAATCTCACGGTCATGACGAATGCTGATTTCCCAGGTCAAATTGGACATGAGATATATGTTCGTCTGAAGCAGGAGAAGATACATGTATTTAATGCAGAGGGGGAGCGATTGACGAGAGTGCAGACGGACACGAAGCACCGCAGGACAACATAA
- a CDS encoding ABC transporter ATP-binding protein translates to MKTILSADEVKKIYGKTDSIRAVDGVSLKLIKGKSLALIGESGSGKTTFGKLAVGLEKVSSGTISFMGKEIQNLKEKEIRRLRRDMQMIFQSSSGVFDPGYTIGESIYEVLKNYVSLSKAEYSEAIEEVLEKVGLDPSFGNSYASQISGGQCQRANIARALVLHPKMVICDEPVSSLDFSIRKQILTLLRDMGQEFGITYLLITHDLSNVPYVCDAVAIMYQGKIVEQIAQTEQIEKTALHPYTKLLFQSIPATDPRERKIGIPKGARPAAVQSDVKGCSFQNRCPYRKEVCKEVQPLLREAATGHNVACHCYHT, encoded by the coding sequence ATGAAAACTATATTGTCGGCTGACGAAGTGAAAAAAATTTACGGCAAAACAGATTCAATCAGAGCCGTCGACGGTGTCTCGCTCAAGCTTATCAAAGGAAAATCACTGGCACTGATTGGTGAAAGCGGAAGCGGAAAAACAACTTTTGGAAAATTGGCAGTAGGACTTGAAAAGGTATCTTCCGGAACAATTTCTTTTATGGGAAAAGAAATTCAAAATTTGAAGGAAAAAGAAATCCGCAGACTGCGCAGGGATATGCAGATGATATTCCAAAGCAGCAGCGGAGTATTTGATCCGGGGTATACGATTGGTGAGAGTATTTATGAAGTGTTGAAAAACTACGTCTCGCTGTCAAAGGCAGAGTACAGTGAAGCTATAGAGGAAGTACTGGAAAAAGTCGGTCTGGATCCGTCCTTTGGAAACAGCTATGCCAGCCAGATCAGTGGCGGCCAATGTCAGAGAGCCAATATTGCGAGGGCACTCGTGCTCCATCCGAAAATGGTAATCTGTGACGAACCAGTCTCAAGTCTGGACTTTTCCATACGAAAACAAATCTTAACTTTGTTGCGGGATATGGGTCAGGAATTCGGTATTACTTATCTTTTGATTACGCATGATCTGTCCAATGTCCCCTATGTATGTGATGCTGTAGCTATCATGTATCAGGGGAAAATTGTGGAGCAGATCGCTCAGACAGAACAGATCGAAAAAACGGCACTTCACCCATATACGAAGCTGTTGTTCCAGTCGATTCCGGCAACAGATCCAAGAGAAAGAAAGATTGGAATTCCAAAAGGTGCACGGCCGGCAGCTGTACAAAGTGATGTAAAAGGCTGCAGTTTCCAAAACAGGTGCCCCTATCGTAAAGAAGTGTGCAAAGAAGTTCAGCCCTTACTCAGGGAAGCGGCAACAGGACATAATGTCGCCTGTCACTGTTATCATACATAA
- a CDS encoding ABC transporter permease, translating to MLKYVVKRLLILLPIVLVMSILVFGLSTLSSGDAARVLAEQIYGHPTQTEIEQVRHENGLDQPICRQYIRWLGNVLHGDFGISYQTQKSAAEELTKRFPATLKLAVTAFLLLLLAAIPLGIISAVWEHSWIDKLLQVFSFFSVSMPSFWLGLMLLYLFGVKLKLIPIIGGTDVPILAAVTLDIGYFGVVIRLMRTNLSDVLKKDYIRACRAKGLSGFKIVMKHGLKNAILPVITQMSSMCVSLLCGSAVIESIYSIQGIGKLALEAVYTKDLPVLQCFILVITCFVVVLNLLIDILYSAIDARIQLE from the coding sequence GTGCTGAAATATGTGGTGAAAAGATTGTTGATACTGTTGCCGATTGTACTGGTGATGTCCATATTGGTGTTTGGATTGAGTACACTGTCATCAGGTGATGCGGCAAGGGTCCTGGCAGAACAGATCTATGGTCACCCCACCCAGACTGAGATTGAACAGGTACGCCATGAGAATGGCCTGGACCAGCCAATCTGCAGACAATATATTAGGTGGCTGGGAAATGTGCTGCACGGGGATTTTGGGATTTCCTATCAGACCCAGAAGTCTGCAGCAGAAGAACTGACAAAACGGTTTCCGGCTACACTGAAACTGGCAGTGACAGCATTCCTGCTCTTGTTGCTGGCAGCAATTCCGCTTGGAATTATATCGGCAGTGTGGGAACATTCCTGGATCGACAAACTATTGCAGGTGTTTTCCTTTTTCAGTGTCTCCATGCCGTCTTTCTGGCTGGGGCTGATGCTGCTTTACCTTTTTGGAGTAAAATTAAAGCTGATTCCAATCATCGGGGGGACGGATGTTCCTATTTTGGCAGCGGTCACGCTGGACATCGGCTATTTTGGTGTGGTAATTCGTCTGATGAGAACAAATTTGAGTGATGTATTAAAAAAAGATTATATCCGTGCTTGCCGCGCCAAAGGGTTATCAGGTTTTAAAATTGTAATGAAACATGGACTGAAGAACGCAATCCTGCCTGTAATTACACAGATGAGCAGCATGTGTGTCAGTCTTCTGTGCGGATCAGCAGTGATAGAATCGATCTATTCTATCCAGGGAATTGGAAAGCTGGCGCTTGAAGCTGTCTATACAAAAGATCTGCCGGTGCTTCAGTGTTTTATTCTGGTCATCACCTGTTTTGTGGTGGTGCTCAATCTTCTGATCGATATCCTGTATTCAGCGATTGATGCCAGAATTCAGCTGGAATAG
- a CDS encoding ABC transporter ATP-binding protein — MEKTRIQNVLRLSKRLKPYGARIAGAVASGVGHQLSIVAVSAFCAYLTGLAIEGKLLERMPAMAALLAAIVAARVFFYFMEMWLAHDVAFKVLADFRIRLFDAIERVSPAILLNMRSGQLASTLMSDVELLEWFFAHSFGSILVAVIAPLVLMVCLGFLYPVLPLLLIFFLIILVWIPVWMKKKADTQGRQVREQLGDANAVTMEGVQGMKEILSLNYLKAYQKKNEAYMSRFYASQLVYGKRLGTEGALLQGVLGVSMLCITAVAAGLVLKGKIGFAWYPVVVILSGMVLGPVVEVCNTARNFGLIFAAADRVYRVLEAEPQVKDCGKEVDTDGLSPIVTYDRVSFRYQEDLENAVEHVSFTVNPGETVALVGASGAGKTTCMNLLLRYWDVKEGSIKIGGCDLRDMTLKNLRELTSVVLQDVYLFRDTIRENIRLGKPEATDDEVEQAARMALAHEFIMELPKGYDTIAGESGLKLSGGQRQRIAIARALLKSSPILILDEAVSNLDTENEKEIQESIRISSSRKTTIIVAHRLSTIRSADKIVVLKSGHVVQMGTYEELAQVQGLFRELISAQISRSGKGGE; from the coding sequence ATGGAAAAAACAAGAATTCAAAATGTATTACGACTTTCCAAAAGGTTGAAACCGTACGGAGCCAGAATTGCGGGAGCTGTCGCAAGCGGTGTGGGACACCAGCTTTCTATCGTTGCAGTGTCGGCATTCTGTGCGTACCTGACAGGGCTTGCGATTGAAGGAAAGCTGCTGGAACGTATGCCGGCGATGGCGGCCCTGCTCGCTGCTATCGTCGCGGCAAGGGTTTTCTTCTATTTTATGGAGATGTGGCTGGCCCATGATGTGGCTTTTAAGGTTCTGGCAGATTTCAGGATCAGATTGTTTGATGCTATTGAACGGGTCTCGCCTGCGATTTTACTGAATATGCGTTCCGGACAGCTCGCCTCCACGTTGATGAGTGATGTGGAATTGCTGGAGTGGTTTTTTGCCCATTCATTCGGAAGCATTCTGGTGGCGGTGATTGCGCCGCTGGTGCTGATGGTCTGCCTGGGCTTTCTTTATCCGGTACTGCCGCTGCTGCTGATCTTCTTTTTGATCATCCTTGTTTGGATTCCGGTCTGGATGAAAAAGAAGGCGGATACCCAGGGGAGACAGGTAAGAGAACAGCTGGGAGATGCCAATGCGGTTACCATGGAAGGTGTTCAGGGTATGAAGGAGATTCTTTCTTTGAATTACCTGAAAGCTTATCAGAAGAAAAATGAAGCCTACATGAGCCGATTTTATGCAAGTCAGCTTGTCTACGGCAAACGTCTGGGAACAGAGGGTGCCCTGCTTCAGGGAGTCCTGGGAGTCTCCATGCTGTGCATAACGGCTGTAGCGGCAGGACTGGTGCTGAAAGGAAAGATTGGTTTTGCCTGGTATCCGGTGGTGGTAATACTTTCCGGTATGGTTCTGGGACCCGTTGTGGAAGTGTGTAATACGGCGAGAAACTTTGGGCTGATCTTCGCAGCGGCGGATCGTGTCTACCGTGTACTGGAAGCTGAACCCCAGGTGAAGGACTGCGGCAAAGAAGTAGATACTGACGGGCTGTCACCAATTGTGACATACGATCGCGTGTCGTTTCGCTATCAGGAAGATCTGGAAAATGCGGTGGAACATGTCAGTTTTACCGTCAACCCGGGTGAGACGGTTGCCCTTGTGGGAGCTTCCGGAGCGGGAAAAACTACGTGTATGAATCTGCTTCTTCGTTACTGGGATGTAAAAGAAGGTTCCATAAAAATCGGAGGCTGTGATCTGCGGGATATGACTCTTAAGAATTTAAGGGAGCTGACATCCGTTGTGCTTCAGGATGTGTATCTGTTTCGGGATACAATTCGTGAAAACATCCGGCTCGGGAAACCGGAGGCTACGGATGATGAGGTAGAGCAGGCTGCCAGGATGGCACTTGCCCATGAGTTCATCATGGAGCTGCCCAAAGGATACGATACGATAGCCGGTGAGAGCGGATTGAAGCTGTCAGGCGGCCAGCGGCAAAGGATTGCCATAGCAAGGGCTTTGTTAAAAAGTTCGCCCATACTGATCCTGGATGAGGCAGTGTCCAATTTGGATACAGAAAATGAGAAAGAGATTCAGGAGTCCATCAGAATATCAAGCTCCAGAAAGACCACTATTATTGTAGCCCATCGTCTTTCCACAATCCGGTCGGCAGATAAAATTGTAGTTCTGAAAAGCGGTCACGTGGTTCAGATGGGTACCTATGAGGAGCTGGCCCAAGTGCAGGGGTTATTCAGGGAGCTGATTTCAGCTCAGATCAGCCGCAGCGGTAAGGGTGGTGAATAA
- a CDS encoding class I SAM-dependent methyltransferase, whose protein sequence is MELNSEIKDYWEGEAKVYSRGIQEELDGPHCEAWKALIRDYVPHSGSLKILDAGCGPGFFPIILGEEGHEVTGIDITENMISCAEEHVKARGQHAVLQTMDCQDLQFPDNTFDMVISRNITWTLGDPQKAYREWKRVLKPGGRLLVFDACWYLYLYDEELGKRYRDNEARINEKYGRNVHAHANPQKGDELSRQLFMSDKVRPLWDLEYLMSLGFAKVFAEPNIIDKVWDEKGKELNKLTPAFMVGAEK, encoded by the coding sequence ATGGAACTGAACAGCGAGATTAAAGATTATTGGGAGGGTGAGGCGAAGGTCTACAGCCGTGGAATTCAGGAGGAACTGGACGGACCGCATTGCGAGGCGTGGAAGGCATTGATTCGGGATTATGTACCACACAGCGGCTCTCTGAAAATTCTGGATGCGGGATGCGGTCCGGGATTTTTCCCGATCATTCTGGGGGAAGAGGGACATGAGGTGACGGGAATCGATATTACCGAAAATATGATTTCCTGTGCAGAGGAACACGTAAAAGCCCGGGGACAGCACGCAGTACTGCAGACGATGGACTGTCAGGACCTGCAGTTTCCGGATAATACCTTTGATATGGTGATCAGCAGAAATATAACATGGACCCTGGGGGATCCTCAGAAAGCGTACAGGGAGTGGAAACGGGTGCTGAAGCCGGGAGGCAGACTGCTGGTATTTGATGCGTGCTGGTATCTTTATCTGTACGACGAGGAACTTGGAAAACGATACCGGGACAATGAGGCCAGAATTAATGAAAAATACGGACGGAACGTACATGCTCATGCAAATCCACAGAAAGGAGATGAACTGAGCCGTCAGCTCTTCATGAGTGATAAGGTTCGCCCGTTGTGGGATCTGGAATATCTGATGTCACTGGGATTTGCAAAAGTATTTGCGGAGCCGAATATCATCGATAAAGTCTGGGATGAAAAAGGAAAGGAACTCAATAAACTGACACCGGCCTTTATGGTGGGCGCAGAAAAATAA